The Streptomyces vinaceus genome contains the following window.
TGCAGCGCCGGGCCGGGGCGCCATAGGGACAAACGCGCAGAAGGACCGGCGGTCGGTGCTGCCGCTCCTTCCCTGGTGGCGCCGGTGCGCGCGGCGGCAGTGTTCGGGGGAGCCAGGGTGGCGACCGAGAGGTACAGCGCCGCCGGCCACGTCACCCCATCAGGCTGGAAGGAGCTCCGCCATGTCGGACACCCCAGAGACCGTGCACCTGCCCACCGGCGGGTGGCGGTTGTGGGAGCACTTCGCACTCCGCGGTCCGGGTTTCCCGGCCGAGGGGGTCCTGCGCATGGCCCCGCCCGGACTCGCCCTGGCCGCCGACAAGTTCGGGCCGGGCGACGCCCTCGCCGGGCCGGACTGGGAGGCGTTCACCGGGGCCTTCGACACCGGCGCCGTCGCCACCGCCGAACTGCTCCAGTCCATCGCCGCCTCGCCGCGCTTCCGGGCCGCCGTGGCCTGGCAGAACCCGGCGGTCCTGCGCACCGGCATCGCCCCGTTCCTGAACTGGACGCCGACCGCCGCGAGCCGGACCAGCATGCCCCGCCAGCGCGAGGAGCTCGTCGCCCACTACTGGCAGCGGTTCTGCGTCAAGAACGACACCATCGGGTTCTTCGGCCCGGTGGGCTGGGGCCGCTGGGACCTGGCCGGCGACGGGGTGCGGGTCGACCCCGGCAGCGGCGGGTTCCTCGCCGACTCACGGGTGTACTTCGCCAGTTGGGCCATCGACGCCCTCGCCAGATCGCTGGACGCCGACCCCGCGGTGCGGGCGTGGATCCCGCCGCGCCGGGTGTCCTTCGTACGGGCCGAAGGCCTGTCCGTGCACCTGCCGGGCCGCCCCGCGCAGCCCATCGGCGAGCGCGCCCGCGCCGTTCTGGACCTGTGCGACGGGACCATGCCGCCGGCCGCGATCGCCGAGGCGCTGGGGATCCCGGTGGCCGAGGCCACCGAGGCCGTGCAGTGGCTGGTGTCCAAGCGCTGGGTGCACTGGCGCCTCGACGTGCCGACGGGCACCTACCCCGAGCGCGAGCTGCGCGCCGTCCTGGAGCGGATCGGCGATCCGGCCCTGCGCGGGCCCGCCCTGGAAAAGCTGGCCGTACTGGAGCGCGGGCGGGACGCCGTACAGGCGGCCGGCCTCGACGCGGAGGCGCTGACCTCGGCGATCGCCGCTCTGGAGGCGGATTTCGCGGCGCTGACCGCCACCGGCGCCCAGCGGTCCAAGGGCGAGCGGACCGCGCCCTGCCGGGGGCTGGTGTACTCCGACGCCCGGCGGGCGGCGACGGCCACCCTCGGCACCGCGCTGCTGGACGAGCTGACCCCGCTCGCGCAGTGCCTGACGGCGGCGCGCTGGATGACGAACCGGTTCGCCGAGCGGGTCCGGCCGCGCCTGCGCGCGGTGTACGAGCGGCTGAGCGCGGCCGGCCCGGTGGACCTGGGGGCGATGTGGCTGGGCTGCCTGCCCTCCCCGTACCCGGAGGCGACCCGCGACCTCGACGCCGTCCAGGCCGAGCTGCGGGCGAAATGGGCGCGGATCCTGGCCGTCCCGGAGGGGGCGCGCCGGGTCCGGGTGTCCTCGGCGGACATCGCGGAGCAGGTGCGCGAGGAGTTCGAGGAGCCGGGCGCGGGCTGGTCGCTGGCCCGCTACTTCAGCCCGGACGTGCTGCTGCTCGCCGACAGCGCGGACGCGGTGGCCCGCGGGGACTTCGAGATGGTGCTGGGCGAGATGCACAGCGCGCTCAACACGATGGGCGCCTCGCTCTTCGTCCACCAGCACCCCGACCGCGAGGAGCTGATCGCGGAGACCACCCGCGACTTCCCCGGCCCCCGGCTGCTGCCCATGCTGCCCAAGGAGCTCCCGCTCAAGTGGTCGACGCGCAGCAGGCCCTCGCTTGACCGGCCGCAGGACTACTACGTCTCGCTGGTCGACGACACCGGCGACCCGCACCGCCCGCGCACCGTCCTGTGCGCCGACGTACGGGTCGAGGACCGGGGCGGCCTGCTGATGGCGGTGCTGCCCGACGGGGCCGAGTTCGACCTGCTCGACGTGTACGCGAACACCCTGACGCAGCGCGTCATGGACCGGTTCACGCTGCGCCCCGAGGGGGACCACACCCCGCGCATCAGCATCGACAAGATGGTGGTGGCGCGCGAGACCTGGTCCTTCCCGGCGTCCGAACTCGCCTTCGCCGACGAGAAGTCCGAGACGAAGCGGTTCGTACGGGCCCGGCACTGGCGGCAGGAACACGATCTCCCCCGCTTCGTCTTCGTGGTGTCGCCGGCCGAACCGAGGCCCTTCTACGTGGACTTCGACAGCCCGGTGTACCTGACCATCCTCGCGAAGGCCGCCCGCAGGCTGGCCCGCAAGGACCCGGACGCCAGGCTGAAGGTCAGCGAGATGCTGCCGACGCCGGAGCAGGCCTGGCTGACCGACGACGAGGGCGCCGCGTTCACCTCGGAGCTGCGCTTCGTCGCCGTCGACCAGACCGTCACCGACGTCTCGCGCCCGGCGCCGGAGCCCGCCGCGGACGGGGGCGCGTGATGCGGACCTTCGTCGACGACATCGCCGCGCACGCCGCCCTCGACCCCGGCCGGGTCGCGGTGATCACCCCGGCCGGGGAGACGACGTACGGGGAGCTCATCGACCGGATCGAGGCGCTGGCCGCGGCGCTGCGGGCGCGGGGCGCCCGGCCCGAGACGGTGTGCGCGGTGGCCGTGGAGCGCGGGGTGGACGCCGTGGTGGCGCCGGCCGCGGTGATCCGTTCCGGGGCGGCCTTCCTGAGCCTCGACCCGGAGCAGCCGCCGGCCCGGCTGGCGGCGCTGGTCCGCAGCGGCGGCGCCGACATGCTGCTGACCTCCTCGGCCCTCGCGGGCGGGCTCGACCTGCCGGTCCCGGGGACCCCCGTCCTCCTCGACCGCCCGCAGGGTCCGGCCGAGGAGGCCCCGGGAAGCGCCGGGCCGCCGGGCGGGCGGGCGCTCGCCTACGTCAGCCACACCTCCGGGAGCACCGGGGAGCCCAGCGCCGTCCTGGTCGAACACGCCGGGCTGGACTCGTACCTGCGCTTCGTGGCCCGCGACTACGGCCTCGGCCCGGACACGGTGGCCCTCCAGGTGGCCCCGCTGGGCTACGACGCCTCGCTGCGGGACACCTTCGCCCCGCTGCTGGCGGGCGGGCGGCTGGTGGTGGTGCCGCGTTCGGCGCTGCTGCGGCCCGAGGAGTTCGGCGCCGTCGTACGGGAGCACGCGGTGACCGCGCTGCTCAGCGTGACGCCGTCCTTCCTGTCCTTCCTCGCCGGGCAGCCGGACGCGGAGCGACTGCTCGACGGCGTACGGCTGGTGGTGTCCAGCGGTGAGTCGCTGCGCCCGTTCCTGACCGCCGGCGGCCGGGCCCTGGTGCCGGGCGCGCTGGTCAACCAGTACGGGCCGACCGAGTGCACGATGACCTCGACCCGCCACGCCGTACCCGCCGAGCCGGACGTCCTGACCGACATCGTGGGCACGCCGATCGACGGGGTCGTGGTCCGGCTGCTGGACGAGGGGCTGTCGCCGGTGCCCGACGGGTCCGTCGGCGAGGTCTGCATCGGCGGGGTGGGGGTGGCCCGCGGGTACCGCGGGCGGCCCGCCCGTACGGCCGAGTGCTTCGTACCCGACCCGCTCGGGCCGCCCGGCGCGCGGATGTACCGGACGGGCGACCTCGCGACCCTGGGCCCGGACGGGCTGGAGTACCTGGGACGCCGGGACCGCCAGGTCAAGATCCGCGGTTACCGGGTGGACCCGGCCGAGGTGGAGGGCGCGCTGCTGGCCCACGCCGGGGTCACGGGGGCGGTCGTCACCCCCGACACCGACGCGCAGGGGCGGGTGTTCCTCGTCGCGCACGTCACCGGGGAGCTGGCCGAGGTGAAGGACGCGGCGCTCCGCGCCCACCTGGGCGCCGTGCTGCCCCCGCACCTGATGCCGCGCCGGTTCGTGCGGCTGGCGGAACTGCCCACCACCCGCGGCGGCAAGGCCGACCGCCGCGCCCTGTCGCAGACCGGAGGCCGGACATGACCACCGCGCCGAGCGCGCCGCGCCCGCCCGTGACGTCCGTGGCGTCCCGGAGCCCGCGTGGGCCCCTCTCGCTGCCCGGGCCGCGTGCGCCCATGACCCCCAGGGCGCCGGCGGCACCGGCCGTACCCGGCGCGCCGACCGCGCCCGCCCCCGGC
Protein-coding sequences here:
- a CDS encoding lantibiotic dehydratase, whose product is MSDTPETVHLPTGGWRLWEHFALRGPGFPAEGVLRMAPPGLALAADKFGPGDALAGPDWEAFTGAFDTGAVATAELLQSIAASPRFRAAVAWQNPAVLRTGIAPFLNWTPTAASRTSMPRQREELVAHYWQRFCVKNDTIGFFGPVGWGRWDLAGDGVRVDPGSGGFLADSRVYFASWAIDALARSLDADPAVRAWIPPRRVSFVRAEGLSVHLPGRPAQPIGERARAVLDLCDGTMPPAAIAEALGIPVAEATEAVQWLVSKRWVHWRLDVPTGTYPERELRAVLERIGDPALRGPALEKLAVLERGRDAVQAAGLDAEALTSAIAALEADFAALTATGAQRSKGERTAPCRGLVYSDARRAATATLGTALLDELTPLAQCLTAARWMTNRFAERVRPRLRAVYERLSAAGPVDLGAMWLGCLPSPYPEATRDLDAVQAELRAKWARILAVPEGARRVRVSSADIAEQVREEFEEPGAGWSLARYFSPDVLLLADSADAVARGDFEMVLGEMHSALNTMGASLFVHQHPDREELIAETTRDFPGPRLLPMLPKELPLKWSTRSRPSLDRPQDYYVSLVDDTGDPHRPRTVLCADVRVEDRGGLLMAVLPDGAEFDLLDVYANTLTQRVMDRFTLRPEGDHTPRISIDKMVVARETWSFPASELAFADEKSETKRFVRARHWRQEHDLPRFVFVVSPAEPRPFYVDFDSPVYLTILAKAARRLARKDPDARLKVSEMLPTPEQAWLTDDEGAAFTSELRFVAVDQTVTDVSRPAPEPAADGGA
- a CDS encoding amino acid adenylation domain-containing protein, with the translated sequence MRTFVDDIAAHAALDPGRVAVITPAGETTYGELIDRIEALAAALRARGARPETVCAVAVERGVDAVVAPAAVIRSGAAFLSLDPEQPPARLAALVRSGGADMLLTSSALAGGLDLPVPGTPVLLDRPQGPAEEAPGSAGPPGGRALAYVSHTSGSTGEPSAVLVEHAGLDSYLRFVARDYGLGPDTVALQVAPLGYDASLRDTFAPLLAGGRLVVVPRSALLRPEEFGAVVREHAVTALLSVTPSFLSFLAGQPDAERLLDGVRLVVSSGESLRPFLTAGGRALVPGALVNQYGPTECTMTSTRHAVPAEPDVLTDIVGTPIDGVVVRLLDEGLSPVPDGSVGEVCIGGVGVARGYRGRPARTAECFVPDPLGPPGARMYRTGDLATLGPDGLEYLGRRDRQVKIRGYRVDPAEVEGALLAHAGVTGAVVTPDTDAQGRVFLVAHVTGELAEVKDAALRAHLGAVLPPHLMPRRFVRLAELPTTRGGKADRRALSQTGGRT